The genomic DNA AGGACCTGTGGGAGTTGCAGGACATCGCCCTGGAGTCCCTGCCCCGCGTGCGCTGCCCCGCGCTGGTGGCCATGTCCAAGCAGGATCACGTGGTGGACCCCGACGGCGGACGGCTGGTGGCGCGGGGCCTCACCGCCTCGCCCCAGGTGCGCTTCATCTCGCTGCCCACCGGCTTCCACATCATGCCCCGGGACGTGGGCGCGCCCCTGCTCCTCTCGGAGATCGGCGACTTCTTCGACCGCCTGCGCGCCGCGGACGCGGGCCCGGAAGCACCGAGCGGTCAAGCCCGGTGCTCCTCGGGTAAGCCCTGATCAGGCGAAGACGTCCGCGACCAGCCGGCCCTGCTTCTCCATCTCCGCCAACCAGCGCGAGGCCTCCTCCTCGGAGCACCCCACCGTCTCCTGGTGGATGCGCGCCAGCGTCTCGCGCACCGCGGGCGCCATGCGCCGGCCATCCCCGCACAGGAACACCGTGGCGCCCTGGGCCAGCAGCGCCTTCACCTGCTCGCGCTCCTTCCACAGGCGGTGCTGCACGAACATCACGTCGCCCTCGGGCTGGCGGAAGAAGGCGGGCAGCACCTTCACCACGCCCTCGCGCTCCCAGGCCGCCAGTTCCTCGCGGTAGAGGAAGTCCACGTCCGGATGGTCACACCCGAAGAAGAACAGCGCGGGCCCGGCCGCCTCTCCGTGCACATGGCGCAGGGCGCGCTCCTGGATGAAGCCCCGGAAGGGCGCCAGTCCCGTGCCCGCTCCAATCATCACGAGGGGCGTCGCGTTGGACGCGGGCGGGTGGAAGGGCGCGTTGGGCGTGCGCACCGCCACCGCCACCGGGTCCCCCGGATGCAGACGCGCCAGGTAGCTCGAGCACGTGCCATGGAAGCGCCCCTGGCCGCTCCAGGCGTCCGCGTCCACCACGGCGACCGTCAATGAGCACTGCGTGGGGTCCGCCCGCGGCGAGGACGACACCGAGTACTGCCGCACCCGCATGGTGGGCAACAGCTCGAGGAAGTCCGCGAAGGACAGGACGCACGAGCTGTACTTCTCCAGGAAGTCGAGCACGCTCACGCGCTTGTCGAGCACCTCCGCCTTGTAGCGCTCGGCGTCCTGGGCGAGCGCGAGCAGGTGCTGCGCGTGCGGCGGGCACGGGTTCATCGCGGCGAGCCGTTCCAGGTCCTTGCGCGTGGCGGGCGCCGACAGCTCCACGTGCCGGCCCAGCAGTTCCTGCACGGACACCGGACGGTCCGTGGGAAGCGAGGCCGCCATGGCGCCACGGGTGGAACGCAGCACGACGGCCGCATCCGTTCTCACCCCGAAGCGGCGCGCCGCGCGCTCGACGAGATCCGGGTGGTTCTCCGGTAGCACCGCCAGGTAGTCCCCGGCCGCGTACGTCACGCCCTCGGGCAGGCGGAACGTCAGGTGCCGCTTGGAACGCCCGAGCGGCGACGTCATGTCGACGAGCTCCCGGTTCTCCACCAGCGTGGACATGCCGAGCTTGTTCTGCGCCACCAGGTCCACGCTCGCCGACGGCACCACCTCCACCTTGTAGAGCGGCCCCGAGTTCACCTCGCCCGTGGACACGCCCAGGGCCTCGCCCACCGTGCTCCAGAAAGGCGCGTACCAGTGCTCGAAGTCGCCGAAGAAGTCACCCCGCGCGTCCGCCTCCCCGCGCGCCACCAGGGCTTGCGCTCCCGCCGCGTGCAACCGCTCATCGAAGTGCTTGGGAATGGCCTGGTAGGTCGCCGCCCAGTCGCGGTTGCCACAGCCGAACACCGCGTAGCGCACGCCGAGCAGCGAGCCCTCCGGCACGTGGGAAATCCACGCATGGAAGCCCCGCGCGTTGTCCGGCGGCTGGCCGTTGTAGGAGGCCGTCACGAGGACGACCGCGCCCTGCTTGGGCAGCTTCCCCGTGTACTCGTCCAGCGGCGCCACCTTCGCGGAGTAGCCCCGCGCGAGTCCATCGCTCGCGATCCGCCGGGCGAAGGCCTCGGAGGCCCCCGAGTTGGAGCCATACAACAGGAGCAGGGGCGTGCCGTGGGCGGCCACTCCGCCCTGTCCCTGGGAAGTAGCCGCCACCGGAGCGGGGCTGGGCCGCGTGGTGAGCGAACGCGAGACGTTCTGGCGCACGCGCGCGCGGATCCTCAACCCCTCGGGCTTGAGCGTGAGCGTTTCGCGGACGTGCAGCGAATAGGGCGCGGGCTCGGAGATGTGGAAGCGCTGCAGGAGCATGCCCAGCACGAGCGTGGCCTCCTGGAGCGCGAACGCCCGGCCGATGCACGAGCGCTGACCGTTGCCGAAGGGCTTCCACGCGTGCTGGGGAATGCCGTCACGCACCTCGGGGGCGAAGCGATCCGGATCGAAGCGCTCGGGATCCCTCCACACCGTGGGGTCGCGGTGCAGCATGGGCGTGAGCACGAAGAGCGTGTCACCCGCGGACAGGGGGTGGGTGCCCACGAGCCGAGTGTCCACCAGGGCTTGCACGCTGAAGCCCGGCGCGGTGGGCCACAGGCGCAGCGTCTCGCGCAGGATCTGATCGATGTAGTGCAGCTGGTTGACCTGCTCGAAGCGCGGCGTCTCCGAGCCCAATACCCGGTCCACCTCCGCGTAGGCCTTCTGGAGCACGTCCGGGTGGCGCAGCAGGAAGTAGAGGGCGAAGGACAACAAGCCGCTCGTCGTCTCGTGCCCCGCGATGAGGAACGTCACGAGCTGGTTGCGGATGTTGTCGTCATCCAGCCCCTCGCCCGTGAGCGGATCCTTCTCGGAGAGCATCAGTCCGAGCAGATCCCTCGGCGCGTCCTCGGGCGCGAGCTTGCGGCGCTGGGCGATGAGCTCGCGCGTCACCTCGTGCATGTAGCTGGCGTCCACCTGGAACTGGCGCCGCGTGCGCAACATGAGCTGCGTCTTCAAGGGGACACGCCGGGCACGGTTGCCCGCCTCGGCCAGGGCCCGCACCATGGACTCGACGAAGGGATGCATCTCCCTCTGGTAGAAGGAATTGAAGCGATAGCCGAAGCCACACAACGCGATGGTGTCGAGCGTGAGCCGCGTCATGTTGTCGGGCACGTCGATCGCTTCCTCGGGACCGAAGCGCTCCCAGCGCGTGAGCATCTGGTCCGCCACGTCCAGCATCTCGTCGTGGTAGCCGCGCATCGCCGCGGGCCCGAAGGCGGGCATCAGCAGCCGGTGCGCCTTGCCCCAGTTGGGCTCGTGTGTGTAGGCGGTGAAGAGACCATCGCCGGCGAAGTCGCGGATCTCCTCGAGCGCCGCCCCCACCTTCTTGTCGAAGCGGCTCTCGTCACACAAGTCGGCCACCAGCTCGTGCGAGCTGACCACCAGCAGGGACCGTCCCCCCGGAAACGACAACCGGAAGAGGGGTCCAAGCTCACGCGCCAGCTTCATCATGTTCTGCATGGGCGTTTCAGAGCCCAGGTCGGGCGCGTT from Melittangium boletus DSM 14713 includes the following:
- a CDS encoding bifunctional cytochrome P450/NADPH--P450 reductase, which produces MGKMLAERLNLVTGQLGMERVSIPQPRVRPVVGNAPDLGSETPMQNMMKLARELGPLFRLSFPGGRSLLVVSSHELVADLCDESRFDKKVGAALEEIRDFAGDGLFTAYTHEPNWGKAHRLLMPAFGPAAMRGYHDEMLDVADQMLTRWERFGPEEAIDVPDNMTRLTLDTIALCGFGYRFNSFYQREMHPFVESMVRALAEAGNRARRVPLKTQLMLRTRRQFQVDASYMHEVTRELIAQRRKLAPEDAPRDLLGLMLSEKDPLTGEGLDDDNIRNQLVTFLIAGHETTSGLLSFALYFLLRHPDVLQKAYAEVDRVLGSETPRFEQVNQLHYIDQILRETLRLWPTAPGFSVQALVDTRLVGTHPLSAGDTLFVLTPMLHRDPTVWRDPERFDPDRFAPEVRDGIPQHAWKPFGNGQRSCIGRAFALQEATLVLGMLLQRFHISEPAPYSLHVRETLTLKPEGLRIRARVRQNVSRSLTTRPSPAPVAATSQGQGGVAAHGTPLLLLYGSNSGASEAFARRIASDGLARGYSAKVAPLDEYTGKLPKQGAVVLVTASYNGQPPDNARGFHAWISHVPEGSLLGVRYAVFGCGNRDWAATYQAIPKHFDERLHAAGAQALVARGEADARGDFFGDFEHWYAPFWSTVGEALGVSTGEVNSGPLYKVEVVPSASVDLVAQNKLGMSTLVENRELVDMTSPLGRSKRHLTFRLPEGVTYAAGDYLAVLPENHPDLVERAARRFGVRTDAAVVLRSTRGAMAASLPTDRPVSVQELLGRHVELSAPATRKDLERLAAMNPCPPHAQHLLALAQDAERYKAEVLDKRVSVLDFLEKYSSCVLSFADFLELLPTMRVRQYSVSSSPRADPTQCSLTVAVVDADAWSGQGRFHGTCSSYLARLHPGDPVAVAVRTPNAPFHPPASNATPLVMIGAGTGLAPFRGFIQERALRHVHGEAAGPALFFFGCDHPDVDFLYREELAAWEREGVVKVLPAFFRQPEGDVMFVQHRLWKEREQVKALLAQGATVFLCGDGRRMAPAVRETLARIHQETVGCSEEEASRWLAEMEKQGRLVADVFA